In Porphyromonas cangingivalis, a genomic segment contains:
- a CDS encoding tetratricopeptide repeat protein: MKRLFLLATLSLAVASPALAQVKSVKQAERIAKDDKPDFAQARSIIQPTLSDPETMNDARAWYVAGLIEEKQVDAQKINMSLGKPFDEGAFYGALYAMYPYYIKADSLDALPNEKGKVKRKFKKEIHKAMSENHGFFVNAGSYYFDKEDYASAHKFFKKYLDIKKLPMFEGTPIAEQDSMSMQIGFFSAYAASRMPNNLKNAIAEYEVIKDVQYRQNDVYQLLASAYMELGDSVSYERVLSEGVKVFPQEKYFVFNLINIYVRKGEHEKAKVFLEQAIANDPENKQLYNVLATVYEQGFKDPVKAEEIYRKVLAIDPAYAEAVIGLGRIYYNQAVAIQSEANMINDAKKYKAKEAEAKELFKKALPYFEKAVELEAGNTEYLMALRGIYYNLEMNDKMAEIEKKLGQ, encoded by the coding sequence ATGAAAAGATTATTTCTATTGGCTACTCTATCATTGGCGGTAGCATCTCCGGCTCTGGCACAGGTCAAGAGCGTAAAACAGGCTGAGCGCATAGCAAAGGACGATAAGCCCGACTTTGCTCAGGCACGTAGCATCATCCAGCCTACTCTATCGGATCCTGAAACAATGAATGATGCTCGAGCATGGTATGTGGCAGGCCTTATCGAAGAAAAGCAAGTGGATGCACAAAAGATCAATATGTCTTTGGGCAAGCCTTTTGATGAAGGGGCTTTCTATGGAGCATTGTACGCTATGTACCCCTACTACATCAAAGCGGACTCTTTGGATGCTCTCCCCAATGAGAAGGGTAAAGTAAAGAGAAAATTTAAGAAGGAGATTCACAAGGCAATGAGCGAAAATCATGGATTCTTCGTCAACGCAGGCTCCTACTATTTCGATAAGGAAGACTATGCATCGGCTCACAAGTTCTTCAAAAAATACTTGGACATCAAAAAATTGCCCATGTTTGAAGGCACACCGATAGCCGAACAAGACTCCATGTCTATGCAGATCGGTTTCTTCTCTGCTTACGCAGCTTCGAGAATGCCGAACAACCTCAAAAATGCCATTGCAGAATATGAAGTAATCAAGGATGTACAATACAGACAAAATGACGTCTATCAGCTTCTAGCTTCTGCATATATGGAGCTTGGGGACTCTGTGAGCTACGAGAGAGTACTCAGCGAAGGTGTGAAAGTCTTCCCACAGGAAAAGTATTTTGTATTCAACCTCATCAACATCTATGTCAGAAAAGGTGAACACGAAAAGGCTAAGGTATTCCTCGAACAAGCCATCGCAAACGATCCTGAAAACAAGCAACTTTACAATGTATTGGCTACTGTTTACGAACAAGGCTTCAAAGACCCTGTAAAGGCTGAAGAGATCTATAGAAAGGTACTTGCAATCGACCCTGCGTACGCAGAAGCAGTGATCGGTCTTGGTCGTATCTACTACAACCAAGCTGTTGCGATCCAAAGTGAAGCCAACATGATCAATGATGCAAAGAAGTATAAGGCTAAAGAAGCCGAAGCAAAGGAGCTCTTCAAGAAGGCTCTTCCTTACTTCGAAAAGGCTGTCGAACTCGAAGCCGGCAACACTGAATATCTCATGGCTCTCCGTGGCATCTACTACAACCTTGAGATGAATGACAAGATGGCTGAAATCGAAAAGAAACTCGGTCAATAA